Proteins found in one Mesotoga sp. UBA6090 genomic segment:
- a CDS encoding 23S rRNA (pseudouridine(1915)-N(3))-methyltransferase RlmH, with amino-acid sequence MNIKVVVTGKPKSHFIVEGIEQYRKWLTSFARVDLECFPLGGKTLREREKVKEKEGKRYLKIASPYDTIVLLDDRGEQYSSEEFARMLEKWQNIGVSSLSFFIGGPLGFSEEVLSKGWQKLSLSRMTFTHEMAVLVLLEQLFRGFTILDNRPYHY; translated from the coding sequence ATGAATATAAAGGTTGTTGTTACGGGAAAGCCGAAGTCGCATTTTATCGTTGAAGGGATCGAACAGTACAGAAAATGGCTTACGAGCTTTGCAAGAGTTGATCTTGAGTGTTTCCCGCTGGGTGGCAAAACCCTTAGGGAGAGGGAAAAGGTTAAAGAGAAAGAAGGAAAAAGGTATCTGAAAATTGCCAGCCCGTACGACACAATTGTCCTTCTTGACGATCGGGGAGAACAATACTCATCAGAAGAGTTTGCACGAATGCTTGAAAAGTGGCAAAATATAGGAGTAAGTAGTCTGTCTTTCTTCATCGGAGGACCGTTAGGTTTTAGTGAAGAGGTTCTTTCTAAAGGGTGGCAGAAGTTGTCTTTGTCAAGAATGACATTTACTCATGAAATGGCTGTTCTCGTACTTCTGGAGCAGCTCTTCAGGGGATTCACCATTCTGGACAACAGACCGTATCATTATTGA